In the genome of Lysobacter sp. 5GHs7-4, the window GCATCTGGCAGCGACGATACTGGGATCATTTGATTCGCGATGCGACCGATTTGGCGGCGCATTGCGATTACGTGCACTACAACCCCGTGAAACATGGACTGGTGACGGCAGCGAAGGAGTGGCCCTACTCAAGCTTTCATCGCTACGTGAGCGATGGGCGATATGCGAAAGACTGGGGTGTTGCGGCGTATGCCGGGACGCGTGATTTTGGCGAGTGACGCGGGCTGATGCGGTTCGCTGCGCTCACCGCATCCTACGGTGACGTTCCGGGCGAAGTAGGATGTGGTGAGCGCAGCGAACCGCATAGCACGCGATGTTCGTTAGCGATGTAACTGGATATAAAAAGGCCGGCTTTCGCCGGCCTTTTTGATCGCATCGTTAGGCGTAAGCCGCTTACTCCGACTCCCACCACATCCAGAACTCGTCCCACAGGCGCTTGAAGAAGCCGCCTTCTTCGATCGCGTTGAGCGCGACCAGCGGGCGCTGGGCGATGACTTTGCCGTCCAGCACGACCTTTACGGTGCCCACGGCCTGACCCTTCTGGATCGGCGCGACCAGGGTCTTGCTGACGTCCATGCTGGGCTTGAGCTGGGCGTACTTGCCGCGCGGCACGGTCACCAGCAGCGGCTCGGCGACGCCGAGCTGGGCTTCGTCGGCGGTGCCCTTCCAGACCTTCTGCTTGGCGATGGATTTGCCGGCGTCGTAGAGGCGGTGGGTTTCGTAGAAGCGGAAGCCCCAGTTCAGCAGCGCCTGGCTGTCGACGGTGCGCTGGTCGTCGGAGGTCGAGCCCATCACCACCGAGATCAAGCGCTGATCGCCACGCAGGGCCGAACCCATCAGGCAGTAACCGGCGCCGGAGTGGTGGCCGGTCTTGATGCCGTCGACCGACGGATCGCGCCACAGCAGGCGATTGCGGTTCAACTGCTCGATCGGGCCGACCTTGAGTTCCTTGATCTTGTTGTACGAGTACGCGACCGGGAAATCGTGGATCAGCGCGCGCCCGAGCAGGGCCAGATCGCGTGCGCTGGAGTAATGGTTTTCCTGCGACAGGCCGTGCGGATTCATGAAGTGCGAGTTCTTCATGCCGATGCGCGCGGCGTACTGGTTCATCAGCGCGGCGAAGGCGTCCTCGCTGCCGGCGACGTGCTCGGCCAGGGCGATCGCGGCATCGTTGCCGGACTGCACCACCATGCCCTTTTCCATGTCGATCAGCGGCGCGGTCTTGTTGACCTCGAAGCCGGAGTAGCTGCCGTCGGTGGCCGCGCCGCCCTTGCGCCAGGCGTTCTCGGTCATCATCACCTGGTCGGTGTCCTTGACCTTGCCGCCCTTGAGTTCGGCGGCGATCACGTAGCTGGTCATGACCTTGGTGATGCTGGCCGGCTCGACGCGGGTGTCGATGTTTTCGCCGGCGAGCACGTTGCCGCTGGCGGCGTCCATCAGCACCCAGGCGCTGGCCTTGATCGCCGGCGGCGGCGGCACCGGCAGCGAATCGCTGGCCGGCGGCAGGGCCGCGGCGGGCTTCGGAACGGGCGTCTGCGCGAAGACCAGGCCGGCGGTCGTGGTGACCAGGCAGGCGGCGGCGAACGCTGCGAGCGCGGCGGCGCGTGGGGTGAAGCGGGCTTTCATCGTTCAACTACTCCGGGGAGCCGGTCTCGTGCCGGCCTGGGCTGGGCTTACGCTGGAATTCTAGGCTGGAGCCGCCCGTCCCGGGCGCTCCAGATCGGCGGGCGGGCTTGCGCCCTCCCCTTGCGTTCGACGCGGCCGTCCCGGGCCGCGATCGACGGCGGGACGTCCTGCCCCGCGCCGCCGCGGACGAATCCGCGGCCAGATGTAGCTCCTGGCGCGTTCAGTCGCGCACGCGCTGCGGTTGTCCGAAACCCAGACCGACGATACGCGCGGCGAGTTCCGGCGCGGCGGCGGCCTGCAGCGGACCCACGCGCAAGCGCCAAACCTTCTGCCCGTTGGCGTTGCCGTCGAGCAGGCGCGCGTCGTCGATGCCGGCGCTTTTCAGCATGCCCAGCGCGCGGTCGGCGTTGCTGCGCGCGCTGAAGCTGGCCACTTGCAGGGTCACGTCTTCGCCGCGCGGCGTGTCGTTGCGCTCGATCGCGGCGGCGACCACGGTGGCGGCCTTGGCCGGACTCGGCGGCGGCGGCGCCTTGGGCGGCGCCGGCAGCGCGGCGGCGGCGACCGCTTCGGCCTTCTGGCGTTTTTCCAGGGCGCGGCGCTCGGCGCGGCTGAGCTTGCGCGGCGGCGCGCTGTCCACGCGCACCGCCTTGCCGGTGGCGACCCGGACCTGGCGCGACTTCATCCAGACCTCGAACTCGTCGGCGGTCATGGTCTTGCCGTTTTGCAGCATGTCGAAGCGGTAATCCCCGCCCGAGGCCGGTTTGGCGGCGGAGGCGACCGCCGCCGCTGTGGGCTTGGCGACGACCGGCGCCGGCTTGCCGGTGGCGATGCGTGCGCCCGGCGGCAATTCGCCGGCGTTGGCGCTGGCCACCGGCATCGCCGACACCAGGCGGTCCATGGCGCTGGGCGCGGCCGGCCGGGCCGCGGCCGGCGGCGGATTGTTGGCGGCGCTGGCGTACGCCGGCGGCGGCGCCTCGCCCGGATGCAGCGCGCGCACCTCGACCCGGCCGGTGCCGCGCTGGGTGATGCCCAACTTGACCGCGGCGGCGTAGCTCAGGTCGATCACGCGGCCGTCGTGGAAGGGGCCGCGGTCGTTGACGCGCACGGTCACCGACTTGCCGTTGTCCAGGTTGGTCACGCGCGCGAAGCTGGGCAGCGGCAGCGATTTATGCGCGGCGGTGAAGGCGTACATGTCGTACACCTCCAGGTTGGAGGTGCGGCGGCCGTGGAATTTCTGGCCGTAGTAGGACGCGGTGCCGGTCTCGACGTAATCGTCGTGGTTGTCGAGTACGCGGTAGGTCTTGCCCAGCACGGTGTACGGCGAGCGGTTGCCGAAGCGCGAGCGCGGCTCGGCGACGATGTCGGGCTCGGGGATCGCGTCGACGTCGGGCACGTAGTCCGGCGTGCTGTCGCGCTGGCCCGGCGCGTACAGGCCACCGGCGGTGTAGTTGCCGCGCGTGCGCGGATCTTCCTGGGCCGGGGCGTACGGCGATTTCTTGCGTCCGCCCGCCGACGGCAGGCCGGCGCGATGGACGCCGTCGCGGTCGGGCAAGGCGACCGATTCGGAGGCGGGCTTCCTGGGGGCGCTAGCGCAGGCCACCAGGGCCAGGGGCAGGATCGCGGCGATCAGCCGCTTCATGCCGGAGGCTGTCCAGTGCTGTTCGTGGCCAAGGGATTCTCCCGTCCGGCGATCGCCTCGGACAACTGGTACACCGCCATCGCGTAGTGGGCGGAGATGTTGTAACGGGTGATCGCGTAGAAGTTGCGGAAACCGAGCCAGTACTCCGGCCCGGCGACGCCTTCCAGGTTCAACAGCGTCGCCGTTTCGGTCGGCGCGACCGTGCCCAAGGGACGATAGCCGCGCGCGGCCAGGTCGCTGAGCGGAATGATCGGGTCCAGGTTGTCGGGCTTGAAGTCCAGCGCGGTGGCGTCGCGGTTGGCGCGCAGCACGATCGGACCGCCGCGCACCCAGCCGCCCTTCTTGACGAAGTAGTTGGCGACCGAGGCGAACACGTCGTCGAGATCGGTGAACAGATCCTTCTTGCCGTCGCCGTCGCCGTCGACCGCGTACTGACGGTAGCTGGAGGGCATGAACTGGCCCCAGCCCATCGCGCCGGCGTAGCTGCCGGTCAGCGTGGCCACGTCCATGCCGTTTTCCTTGCCCATCGCGAACAACTGGCCGAGCTCGTCGCGGAAGAAGGCCTCGCGGCGGTTCTCGCGTTCGGCCTTGGCCGGATCGCCGGTGCGCGGATAGGCGAAGGCCAGCGTGTACAGCGCGTCGATCACCGGATAGCTGCCGGTGTTGCCGCCAAAGCTGGTCTCGACCCCGAGGATCGAGACGATGATCTCGGCCGGCACGCCGGTCTGCGCCTCGACGCGCGCGAGCTTTTCGCGATGCTGGGCCAGGAAGGCCTTGCCGCCGTCGATGCGCTTTTGGGTGATGAAGATCGGGCGGTAGTCGCGCCAGGGCTTGGCCTCGGCCGGGCGCGACATCGCCGCGACGATGCCGTCGCGGATCTGCGCGCGGGCCAGCACGGATTCGATGTAGGCCGGGTCGATCGCGTACTTGGCCGCGGTGTCGCGCACGAACGCGGCGCGGGCCTGCTCGATCGGCATCGGCACCACCGGCGGCGGCAGATGCGCGAGCGGGTCGGGCTTGGCGGCCGGCGCGGCCGGCGTCGGCGTCGCGGCGGGCGCCTTGGGCTGTGCGGCGGTCGGGGGCGGCGCCTGGGTGGCGCAAGCCGCCAGAGCGAGCGTGAGCGCGCAGATCGCGGCGCGGCGTACGGTATGGGGGCGTCGAATCATCGACGCGAGGTTAGCACGCGAAAACAGCGGCCAAAACCGTGTATTCATGAAGATCGCGGCCGATAGTCAGGTTTTGTTGCTTAATCGGCGCGAAGTGGGCGCAGCGGGATTCCGGCTACATGTGGCCACGAAGCGATCGCGCCGCGGAAGCCCCTCTCCCGCTGGGAGAGGGGTTGGGGTGAGGGTCCGACGCAAGTGCGCCGCTCGAACCTCATCCCGGACCCTCATCCGCCCTGCGGGCACCTTCTCCCACAGGGAGAAGGAAAATCAGGAGCTCGACGCTGGCGCTTCAGCCTCTCAGCGCCCGCCATGCACCGGTCGGTGCGCGCGCACCGCCATCACCACGCCCAGGCCGGCCAGCAGCGAGACCGCGGAGGTGCCGCCGTAGCTGAGCAGCGGCATCGGCACGCCCACCACCGGCAACAGGCCGGCGATCATGCCGCCGTTGACGATCACGTAGACGAAGAACGCCAGGCCCAGCGCGCCGGCGATCAGGCGCGAGTAGCCGTCGCGCGCCTCCGCCGCGATCCACAGGCAGCGCCCGACCACGAACAGGTACAGGCTCAGCACCGTCGCCACGCCCAGCCAGCCGAACTCCTCGCTGAGCACGGCGAAGATGAAATCGGTGGTGTGTTCGGGCAGATAGTTCAGATGCGACTGCGAGCCCTGCAGCCAGCCCTTGCCGGTCATGCCGCCGGCACCGATCGCGATCTTGGACTGGATGATGTTCCAGCCCGTGCCCAACGGATCGGATTCGGGGTTGAGGAAGGTCAGGATGCGGTCCTTCTGGTAGGGCCGCAGCAGCCAGAACCAGGCCACCGGCGCGATCGCGGCGACGCCGCCGAAGGCCGCGCCGAACCACCACCACGGCAATCCCGCCAGATACAGCGCGAACGCGCCGCTGATGCCGACCAGCATGGCGGTGCCGAAGTCGGGCTGCAGCAGGATCAGCACCGTCGGCACCGCGATCACCACGCCGGCGACCAACACCGAAGAGAACTTCGGCGGCAGCGCCTGACGGTTGAGGTACCAGGCCACCATCATCGGCAGGCTCAGCTTGAGCAGCTCGGCGGGCTGGAAATAGAACAGCTTCAAATCGATCCAGTGGCGGCCGTGCTTGCCTGTGCCGATCGCCAGCACCAGCAGCAGCGGCAGCAAGGACGCGCCGTAGATCAGCGGCGTCCAGTTACGCAGCTGTGAGGTCGGCATGCGCGACAGCGCCCACATCGCCACCAGGCCGGCGCCGAAGCGCGACCCCTGCGCCAACACCATGCGCGTGGAATGGTCGCCGGCGCTGTACAGCACCGCCAGGCCGATCGCCATCAGCGCCAGCAAGGCGCCCAGCAGCGGCAGATCGACCGTGCGCAGCGCGCGCGCGATCAGGTCGAACAGCCAGCGCAGAATCACTCTCACCGGCGCGGCTCCGGCGGTGCGGCGCCGTTTTGCCGCGTGGGCATGCCGCCCTGAACCGGCGCCTGGCCTTGCGTTGTCGCCGGCGCGGTGCCGGCGCTCGCAGGCGCCGCCGCGGTGGGCGCGACTTGCGTCGTCGTGCTGGTTCCCGTCTGCGCAGGCGCGGTGGCGCCGCTGCGCCGCGCATTCAAATTAGGCGCATTGGCATGGCCCTTCGCGGCCTCCTGCGCCAGCGCCTGCGGGCTCAGCGCGCCGACCGCGAACGCAGGCGACACCGGCGCCGGCGTATTGGCCACCACGCCGTCGTCGGCCGCCGACAAGGCGACCTGCACCACTTGCGCCGTCGTCGCCGCCACCGGCGCGGCCAGCGGCGGAATCGCGTTTTTCTCGGCCGGATCGGGCTCCGGCATCTTGCCCAGCAGCCAGGCATCGAAGATCTTGCGCGCGATCGGGCCGGCCGAGCTGGCGCCGTAACCGCCGTGCTCAACCACCACCGCGACCGCGATGGTCGGGTTGTCGGCCGGCGCATAGCCCACGAACAGCGCCTGATGGCGCAGGTGGTAGGGCAGCGAATGCGGGTTCAGGCTGACGTTGCCGCGCCGGCTGATCTTCTGCGCGGTGCCGGTCTTGCCGGCGCTCTGGTACGGCGCGCCGCGCACCAGGCTGGCGCCGGTGCCGCCGGGCAGCATGGTCGCGACCATGCCCTCCTGCACCGCGCGCAGATGCGCGGCGTTGTCGGTGATGCGCGACGGCACCGGCTGCTCGACCGCGGTCCACGGCGACTCGTAACCGTCGCGGCGCTCGCGCACCAGGTGCAGCCGGCGCAGGTCGCCGCCGTTGGCGATCGCCGCGGTGCCGCGCACCAGTTGCAAGGCGGTGGCGACCCAATAGCCCTGGCCGATGCCGGCGATCACCGTCTCGCCCGGGTACCAGCCTTCCTTGCTGCGCTTGGCCTTCCATGCCTGCGACGGCACCACGCCGCTGTTCTCGCCGGCCAGGTCGATGCCGGTGGGCCCGCCGAAGCCGTACTTGCGCATGTACTGCTCGAAACGGTTGATCCCCATTTCGTAGGCGAGCTTGTAGTAGTAGTAGTTCACCGACTGCGAGATCGACTTGCGCAGATCGGTCCAGCCGGCGCCGCCGTGCGCGTCGCGGTAGCCGCGCTTCTGGCCTGGGATGTGGAACTCGCCGGTGGAGAACACCTTGTCGTCGGCGGTGCGCAGGCCGCTGTCCAGGCCGGCCAGGCCGATCAGCGGCTTCACCGTCGAGCCCGGCGGACCGCCGCCGAGCACGTTGCGGTTGAACATCGGCCGCGAGGGGTTGTCCATCAGCGCGCGGTAGTCGGCGCTGGAGATGCCGTTGACGAACAGGTTGGTGTCGTAGCCCGGCAGGCTGACCATGGCCAGCACCTCGCCGGTGCGCGGGTCCACCGCCACCGCCGAACCGTCGAAGTCGCCGAACGCGGCCACCATCGCGCGCTGCAGGTCCAGGTCGATGCTCAGGCGCAGGTCCGCACCCGGCTGCGCCGGCACGTGCCCGACCTGGCCCATCGGACGGCCGTCGACGTTGGTCTCGATCTTTTCGTAACCGACCTTGCCGCGCAGCGCTTCCTCGTAATAGCGCTCCAGGCCGGTCTTGCCGACATGGGTCAGGGCCGCGTTGCCCTCGGCCATGGTCTCCAGGTCCTTGGTGTCGATGCGGCCGACGTAGCCGATCACATGCGACAGCAGTTCGCCGTAGGGATAACGGCGGTTGAGGTAGGAGACCAGCTCCACGCCCGGGTAGCGCCAGCGATCGACCGAGAAGCGCGCCGCTTCCTCGTCGCTCACGCGCAGCTTGAGCGTGATCGGCTTGAAGCCGCGCGTGGCCTTGCGCTCGTTCTCGTAGCGCTTGATGTCCTCGGGCGACAGCGCGATGACCTGTGCCAGCGCCGGCAGCCAGGTTTCGGTCTTGCCGGCCTCGCTGGGCGTCACGTCGATGCGGAACGCCGGCACGTTGTCGGCGAGGATGCGGCCCTTGCGGTCGTAGATCAGCCCGCGCCCGGGCACCACCGGCCGCAGCTTGATGCGGTTGGCTTCCGAGCGGGTGACGTAGTCGGCGTGCTGCAGCACCTGCAGGCGGTAGTACCAGAAGCCCAGGCCGAGCACGCCCAGCACCACGCACACGAACGCGACCGCGGCGCGGCGGCGGAACTGGTCCGCCTCGGCGGCGGCGTTCTTCAGCGTCCGCTTCTTGAGCGGGTGCGCACCGAACCAGCGACGACGCGGGCCCACGGCTCAGCGCCTCCGCCAGGTGCCCAGGCGCAATGCGTCGAGCAGCAGGAAGATCAGCGGCCACAGCAGCAGGCCCGACAGCGGCGCCAGCCAGAACGTCGCCGGCAACGTCGGCTCGCCCAGCGCGACGTGGATCGCGGCGGTGACGATGCGGTCGTTGAGCATCAGGCCGCCGACCCACAGCGCCTGCTGCCACAGCGGGAAGAACCGCAGCCGCGCGCGGAAGCGCTGCAGGATGAAGGTCATCACCACCAGCCGCAGCGCCTGCTCGCCGAACAGGCCGCCGTACACCAGGTCGCCGAGCAGGCCGATGGCGAAGGCGAAGCCCAGGCCGGCGCGGTCGGGGTCCTCGATCACCCAGTAGGCCAGCACCAGCGCCAGCCAGTACGGGCGCAGCGGCTGCAGCAGCGTGGGCAGCGGCAGCAAACCCAGCAGCAGCGCGGCGATCAGGCTCACCGGCAACACCCAATGTTGGCGGGTGCGGGTCATCGGCGCGGCTCGCGGGCAGCTGGAGCGGTGGGCGGGGTCGCGCGCGCGGGCGCGGGCGATGTCGGCGGATTCGTGGCCGGCGCGGCGCCGGTGGTGGCGCCGGTGGTGGCGCTTGGGGTCGCAGCGGCGGCGCTCTGCGTCGCGCCAGCCGGCGCGGTGGCCGTCGGCGCGCCGGGTTCGCCCGGCGCCGGCGGCGTGGTGTCGAACTCCTCCGGATTCACCGGCGGCGGCATCGACAGCAGCACCAGCACTTCGCGGCCGCGGTCCAGCTGCGCGGCCGGCTTGACGTCGCCGATCAGGAAGGCGCGGCTGTCGTCGGGGCGCAGCGCGGCGATGGTGCCGACCGGGAACCCCGGCGGAAAACGCCCGCCCAGGCCCGAGGTCACCAGTTGGTCGCCGACCTTGACGTCGCTGGACAGCGGCACGCTGGCCAGGCGCAGGGTGTCGCTGCGGCCGTCGCCGTACACCACCAGGCGCACGCCGTTGCGCGCCACCGCCACCGGCACCGCGTGCGAGGGGTCGGTGATCAGCAGCACGCTGGCGTGCATCGGATTGACGCCGATGATCTGGCCGAGCAGGCCGCCGGAATCGATCACGCTCTGGCCGGTGCGCACGCGGTCGCGGCTGCCCGCGTCCAGGATCAGGCGCTGCCGGGTCGGGTCCAGGTCGATGTCGAGGATGGGCGCCAGCACCACGTCCAGATTGCCGCGCTCGGCCGCTTCCAGCAGGCCGCGCAGGCGCGCGTTGTCGGCGGCCAGGGTCTGCAGCCGCGCCATCCGCGCCTGGTTGACCAGCAATTCGTTGCGCAGGCGGCGGTTGTCTTCGGTGAGCTGGCCCAGGGTGCCGGCGTCGTCGTGGATGCGTTCGGCCACCCGTCCCGGCCAGCCGGCCACGGCCCACAGCGGCGCGACCGCCACGCCGACCTGGCGGCGCGCCTGGTTGAGCCAGCCGCCGCGGTGGTCGAGCACGATCAGCACCACCGCCAGCGCCAGATAGGCGAGCAGGCGCAAGGTCCCTGCGACATCCCCGATGCGGGCGGTGGTGGGAGGACCGGCGTAAGACGGCACGGGCGGTGTCTACGAGTCGAAAGAGGCGGACGGAAGAGGCCGCGAACGCGGCGCCTGCATCGGGACGGCGTCCTGCCGTCCCGGGCTGCGAGCGGCAGGCAGGCTGCCGGCTCGCGGATGGAACAAACACTGCGATGGCCGTCGCGCTGCTGACCCACCCGCTCCGACCAGCGCGGGCGCGCGTGACCTCATTCCGGCGCGAAGAACTCGTTGCCGTGCATGTCGACCAGCTCCAGCGCGCGGCCGCCGCCGCGGGCCACGCAGGTCAGCGGATCGTCGGCCACCTGCACGTGCAGGCCGGTTTCCTCGCTGATCAGACGGTCCAGGTCGCGCAGCAGCGCGCCGCCGCCGGTCAGCACGATGCCGCGCTCGGCGACGTCGGCGCACAGTTCCGGCGGGGTCTGCTCCAGCGCCAGCTTGATCGCCGAGACGATCCCGGCCAGCGGCTCGCGCAGCGCTTCCAGCACTTCGTTGGAATTGATCAGGATCATCTTCGGCACGCCCTCGGCGAGGTTGCGGCCGGAGACCTCGATCGAGGCCGCCTTCTGCTGCGGGTAGGCGCAGCCGATCTCGAGCTTGATGCGCTCGGCGGTGGCTTCGCCGATCAGGGTGCCGTAGGTGCGGCGCACGTAGTTGATGATGGACTCGTCGAAACGGTCGCCGCCGATCCGGACCGAGGCCGAATAGACGATGCCGTTGAGCGCGATCACCGCGACCTCGGTGGTGCCGCCGCCGACGTCGACCACCATCGAACCGCGCGCCTCGGTCACCGGCATGCCGGCACCGATCGCCGCGGCCATCGGTTCCTCGATCAGGTAGACCTCGCGCGCACCGGCCTCTTCGGCCGATTCCTTGATCGCGCGGCGCTCGACCTGGGTCGAGCCGCAGGGCACGCAGACCAGCACGCGCGGGCTCGGGCGCAGGAAGCGCGACTTGTGCACCTTGCGGATGAAGTGCTTGAGCATTTCTTCCGTGTAGGTGAAGTCGGCGATCACGCCGTCCTTCATCGGCCGGATCGTGGTGATGTGGCCCGGGGTGCGGCCCAGCATCTGCTTGGCCTCGCCGCCGACCGCAGCCACCGTACGGTTGCCGCCGATCAGGCGGTCCTGGCGCACCGCGACCACCGAAGGCTCGTTCAGGACTATCCCTTGTCCACGCACGTAAATGAGGGTGTTGGCCGTGCCCAGGTCGATGGACAGGTCATTGGAGAACATGCCGCGAAACTTCTTGAACATCGGGGGATAGGCCGTCAAAAGGGAGCCGCGTAGGGGTTCGCTAGCCTAACAACCGCCCCCCCTGCGAGCAAGGAAAAACAACGCTTTCCGACGCTTTTCGACGCCGGGGGTCATCCGCCGGGACGGTCCCGCCGCCGCCCCGGCCCGGGTCCGATCCGAAGCTGAATAGGGGGTGCCGCGACGACGGCCGCCGAATCCGGATTTGCGTCACAAACTGGCCGGACGGACGTACAGCGGCTACGCTAGCCGCCGGGCGGCATAGGGCCGCCGTTTTTTTGGCCGCCGCGCGCCTGTACGGCGCCGCATCGAGCGGCTCTCAACCTTGGGGTTTCAGCGATGTCTGCACTGATCTGCGGTTCTCTGGCTTACGACACCATCATGGTGTTTCCCGACCAGTTCAAGAACCACATCCTGCCGGACAAGGTCCACATCTTGAATGTGTCGTTCCTGGTGCCGCGCATGCGCCGCGAGTTCGGCGGCTGCGCCGGCAACATCGCTTACAACCTCAAGCTGCTCGGCGGCGATCCGATTCCGATGGCCACCGTCGGCCAGGACTTCGGCCCGTACCGCGAGTGGTTCGAGGAGCAGGCGATCCGTCTGGATCAGGTCAAGGTGATCGACGAGCTGTTCACCCCGCAGGCCTTCATCACCACCGATCACGACAACAACCAGATCACCGCCTTCCATCCGGGCGCGATGATGCGTTC includes:
- the mltB gene encoding lytic murein transglycosylase B, translated to MIRRPHTVRRAAICALTLALAACATQAPPPTAAQPKAPAATPTPAAPAAKPDPLAHLPPPVVPMPIEQARAAFVRDTAAKYAIDPAYIESVLARAQIRDGIVAAMSRPAEAKPWRDYRPIFITQKRIDGGKAFLAQHREKLARVEAQTGVPAEIIVSILGVETSFGGNTGSYPVIDALYTLAFAYPRTGDPAKAERENRREAFFRDELGQLFAMGKENGMDVATLTGSYAGAMGWGQFMPSSYRQYAVDGDGDGKKDLFTDLDDVFASVANYFVKKGGWVRGGPIVLRANRDATALDFKPDNLDPIIPLSDLAARGYRPLGTVAPTETATLLNLEGVAGPEYWLGFRNFYAITRYNISAHYAMAVYQLSEAIAGRENPLATNSTGQPPA
- a CDS encoding rod shape-determining protein; this encodes MFKKFRGMFSNDLSIDLGTANTLIYVRGQGIVLNEPSVVAVRQDRLIGGNRTVAAVGGEAKQMLGRTPGHITTIRPMKDGVIADFTYTEEMLKHFIRKVHKSRFLRPSPRVLVCVPCGSTQVERRAIKESAEEAGAREVYLIEEPMAAAIGAGMPVTEARGSMVVDVGGGTTEVAVIALNGIVYSASVRIGGDRFDESIINYVRRTYGTLIGEATAERIKLEIGCAYPQQKAASIEVSGRNLAEGVPKMILINSNEVLEALREPLAGIVSAIKLALEQTPPELCADVAERGIVLTGGGALLRDLDRLISEETGLHVQVADDPLTCVARGGGRALELVDMHGNEFFAPE
- a CDS encoding D-alanyl-D-alanine carboxypeptidase family protein translates to MKARFTPRAAALAAFAAACLVTTTAGLVFAQTPVPKPAAALPPASDSLPVPPPPAIKASAWVLMDAASGNVLAGENIDTRVEPASITKVMTSYVIAAELKGGKVKDTDQVMMTENAWRKGGAATDGSYSGFEVNKTAPLIDMEKGMVVQSGNDAAIALAEHVAGSEDAFAALMNQYAARIGMKNSHFMNPHGLSQENHYSSARDLALLGRALIHDFPVAYSYNKIKELKVGPIEQLNRNRLLWRDPSVDGIKTGHHSGAGYCLMGSALRGDQRLISVVMGSTSDDQRTVDSQALLNWGFRFYETHRLYDAGKSIAKQKVWKGTADEAQLGVAEPLLVTVPRGKYAQLKPSMDVSKTLVAPIQKGQAVGTVKVVLDGKVIAQRPLVALNAIEEGGFFKRLWDEFWMWWESE
- a CDS encoding septal ring lytic transglycosylase RlpA family protein codes for the protein MKRLIAAILPLALVACASAPRKPASESVALPDRDGVHRAGLPSAGGRKKSPYAPAQEDPRTRGNYTAGGLYAPGQRDSTPDYVPDVDAIPEPDIVAEPRSRFGNRSPYTVLGKTYRVLDNHDDYVETGTASYYGQKFHGRRTSNLEVYDMYAFTAAHKSLPLPSFARVTNLDNGKSVTVRVNDRGPFHDGRVIDLSYAAAVKLGITQRGTGRVEVRALHPGEAPPPAYASAANNPPPAAARPAAPSAMDRLVSAMPVASANAGELPPGARIATGKPAPVVAKPTAAAVASAAKPASGGDYRFDMLQNGKTMTADEFEVWMKSRQVRVATGKAVRVDSAPPRKLSRAERRALEKRQKAEAVAAAALPAPPKAPPPPSPAKAATVVAAAIERNDTPRGEDVTLQVASFSARSNADRALGMLKSAGIDDARLLDGNANGQKVWRLRVGPLQAAAAPELAARIVGLGFGQPQRVRD
- the mreC gene encoding rod shape-determining protein MreC gives rise to the protein MRLLAYLALAVVLIVLDHRGGWLNQARRQVGVAVAPLWAVAGWPGRVAERIHDDAGTLGQLTEDNRRLRNELLVNQARMARLQTLAADNARLRGLLEAAERGNLDVVLAPILDIDLDPTRQRLILDAGSRDRVRTGQSVIDSGGLLGQIIGVNPMHASVLLITDPSHAVPVAVARNGVRLVVYGDGRSDTLRLASVPLSSDVKVGDQLVTSGLGGRFPPGFPVGTIAALRPDDSRAFLIGDVKPAAQLDRGREVLVLLSMPPPVNPEEFDTTPPAPGEPGAPTATAPAGATQSAAAATPSATTGATTGAAPATNPPTSPAPARATPPTAPAAREPRR
- the rodA gene encoding rod shape-determining protein RodA, which gives rise to MRVILRWLFDLIARALRTVDLPLLGALLALMAIGLAVLYSAGDHSTRMVLAQGSRFGAGLVAMWALSRMPTSQLRNWTPLIYGASLLPLLLVLAIGTGKHGRHWIDLKLFYFQPAELLKLSLPMMVAWYLNRQALPPKFSSVLVAGVVIAVPTVLILLQPDFGTAMLVGISGAFALYLAGLPWWWFGAAFGGVAAIAPVAWFWLLRPYQKDRILTFLNPESDPLGTGWNIIQSKIAIGAGGMTGKGWLQGSQSHLNYLPEHTTDFIFAVLSEEFGWLGVATVLSLYLFVVGRCLWIAAEARDGYSRLIAGALGLAFFVYVIVNGGMIAGLLPVVGVPMPLLSYGGTSAVSLLAGLGVVMAVRAHRPVHGGR
- the mreD gene encoding rod shape-determining protein MreD; the encoded protein is MTRTRQHWVLPVSLIAALLLGLLPLPTLLQPLRPYWLALVLAYWVIEDPDRAGLGFAFAIGLLGDLVYGGLFGEQALRLVVMTFILQRFRARLRFFPLWQQALWVGGLMLNDRIVTAAIHVALGEPTLPATFWLAPLSGLLLWPLIFLLLDALRLGTWRRR